In Brevibacillus brevis, a genomic segment contains:
- a CDS encoding peptide ABC transporter substrate-binding protein, with translation MKKSIFALIGGIAMLGAALAGCGGQPAAKPAEQPQGQAQQQGAPQPAPAEKPKTKQVLRWNLHSEPPSADPGLAEDTTSAAITKALFDGLTRIGPDGKPAEAVAEKIDVSKDLKTYTFTLRDSKWSNGEPVTAHDFEYAWKRALDPKTASNYAYQLYYIKNAEKANKGQGSLEDVGVKAIDDKTLQVELENPTPFFLELTAFQTYFPVNKKLIEANPNWASDAKTHLGNGPFKMEKWEHKSKLVLVKNDNYWDKDSVKLDEIDFSMVEDENTELSMFENGEIDWAGSPMSTLPIDAMPAMKDSGKLQVKPVGATYWYKFNTEKPPFNNVKIRKAFAYSINRQALIDNVLQANEQPAMAAVPPTMALSQDGYFKDNDQETAKKLLAEGLQELGMTKLPPIKLVYNTSDVHKKIAEAIQDQWRKNLGAEVKLENQEWKVYLETLHEGNYQVGRLGWSGDFNDPINFLELFKDKNGGNNDTRWENPRFKELLNQSATEGDAEKRKTLLREAEQIMMDEMPIMPIYFYTHTWVKNDKVKGVFQDGLGAIDWKWASIE, from the coding sequence TTGAAAAAAAGTATCTTTGCGCTCATCGGCGGTATAGCCATGCTGGGAGCTGCCTTGGCCGGATGCGGAGGACAGCCGGCCGCCAAGCCCGCGGAGCAGCCACAAGGACAAGCGCAGCAGCAGGGAGCACCGCAGCCTGCCCCGGCAGAAAAGCCGAAAACGAAGCAAGTCTTGCGGTGGAATCTGCATTCCGAGCCGCCGAGCGCAGACCCGGGTCTGGCCGAGGACACGACATCGGCTGCGATTACGAAGGCACTCTTCGACGGACTGACGAGAATCGGACCCGACGGAAAACCGGCAGAAGCTGTCGCGGAGAAAATCGACGTATCAAAGGATCTGAAAACGTACACCTTCACCTTGCGCGATTCCAAGTGGAGCAATGGCGAGCCGGTTACCGCGCACGATTTCGAGTACGCCTGGAAGCGGGCGCTGGATCCGAAGACAGCCTCCAACTACGCCTACCAGCTCTACTACATCAAGAATGCGGAGAAAGCGAATAAAGGCCAGGGCTCGCTGGAAGACGTAGGGGTGAAAGCCATTGACGACAAGACGCTGCAAGTGGAACTGGAAAACCCGACTCCCTTCTTCCTGGAGTTGACCGCTTTCCAAACGTATTTCCCGGTAAATAAAAAGCTTATCGAGGCAAATCCGAACTGGGCATCAGACGCAAAGACGCATTTGGGCAACGGTCCATTCAAGATGGAAAAGTGGGAGCACAAGAGCAAGCTGGTACTCGTCAAAAACGACAACTATTGGGACAAGGACAGCGTGAAGCTGGACGAGATCGACTTCTCCATGGTCGAGGATGAAAACACCGAGCTGTCCATGTTTGAAAACGGGGAAATCGATTGGGCCGGTTCGCCGATGAGCACCCTGCCGATCGATGCGATGCCCGCCATGAAAGACAGCGGAAAGCTGCAGGTCAAGCCGGTGGGCGCTACGTACTGGTATAAATTCAATACAGAGAAACCTCCGTTCAACAATGTGAAAATCCGAAAAGCCTTTGCCTATTCCATCAATCGGCAAGCGCTGATCGACAATGTCCTGCAGGCCAATGAACAGCCAGCGATGGCCGCTGTGCCGCCGACGATGGCGCTGAGCCAGGACGGCTATTTCAAGGACAACGACCAGGAGACAGCCAAAAAGCTGCTGGCCGAAGGGCTTCAGGAGCTGGGAATGACCAAGCTGCCTCCAATCAAGCTCGTCTACAACACGTCGGATGTCCATAAAAAGATCGCGGAGGCCATTCAGGATCAATGGCGGAAAAATCTGGGGGCAGAAGTGAAGCTGGAAAACCAGGAGTGGAAAGTCTACCTCGAAACCCTGCACGAAGGGAACTACCAGGTAGGCCGCCTGGGCTGGTCGGGAGATTTCAACGATCCGATCAACTTCCTGGAGCTGTTCAAGGACAAGAACGGAGGAAACAACGACACGCGCTGGGAAAATCCGAGGTTCAAGGAGCTGCTGAACCAGTCGGCGACAGAGGGGGATGCGGAAAAGCGCAAGACGCTGCTGCGCGAAGCCGAACAAATCATGATGGACGAAATGCCGATCATGCCGATTTACTTCTATACACATACTTGGGTGAAAAACGACAAGGTCAAAGGTGTTTTCCAGGACGGCCTGGGCGCAATCGACTGGAAATGGGCGTCCATCGAATAA